Proteins co-encoded in one Arachis hypogaea cultivar Tifrunner chromosome 11, arahy.Tifrunner.gnm2.J5K5, whole genome shotgun sequence genomic window:
- the LOC112720935 gene encoding uncharacterized protein, protein MNLEGAANMIRCKAFSITLADPAIKWFNALPNGSITGFHDISQKFMAQFTTRITKAKHPISLLGVTQKQDESTRKYLDRFNDECLTIDGLTDSVASLCLTNGLMNEDFCKHLTTKPVWTMHEIQNVARDYINDEEVSQVVATNKRQHGNTPHGNPTPCHNPMPRESQRDQPKQTNTNRPPRIGKFSNYTPDSLDYRDIPPDSGSGTQDCLDLKDALKQAIRDGKPPEFAKIIREPKRAEKDRSPERKGRNLRTQKQPPKESPEDDPAIVVNVITGKDVSSKSRSTLKKDLKVLAVRDQAPATTADKTITFLPEDCQHSTSAEDAPFVISARIGTGLVQRILVDTGADSNILFRGAFDKLGLRNENLQTHRNSVTELGDNFLKPDGSIILPLTIGTGSQRKTILSEFVVLKNSTAYNVILGRKTINDLSAVIFTKYLLMKFTAEDGSVGTIHGDRETAVEYDNISLALRKRSRDAAGIFLSDLDAHQNPRRTMGGNNKEAK, encoded by the exons atgaacctggaaggagCCGCCAACATGATCCGGTGTAAGGCCTTCTCGATAACCTTAGCTGACCCtgcgatcaaatggttcaacgccctccccaaCGGATCCATAACTGGCTTCCACGATATCTCACAGAAGTTCATGGCCCAATTCACCACTAGAATCACCAAAGctaaacaccccatcagcttatTAGGGGTCACACAGAAACAAGACGAATCCACACGAAAATACTTGGACCGCTTCAACGATGAATGCCTAACAATTGATGGACTCACGGATTCCGTCGCAAGCCTCTGTTTAACCAACGGGCTCATGAACGAAGACTTCtgcaaacacctcaccaccaagccagtatggaccatgcacgagatccaaAACGTCGCCAGAGACTACATAAACGACGAGGAGGTCAGCCAGGTCGTCGCCACCAATAAACGGCAACACGGCAACACCCCACACGGCAACCCGACTCCCTGCCATAATCCGATGCCCAGAGAAAGTCAAAGAGACCAACCCAAACAAACCAACACAAACCGACCACCCAGGATCGGGAAATTCTCAAACTACACCCCTGACAGCCTCGAttaccgagatataccaccaGATAGCGGATCGGG GACACAAGACTGTCTCGACCTTAAAGACGCCCTCAAACAAGCTATAAGAGACGGCAAACCCCCAGAGTTcgccaaaatcatcagagaaccaaaACGCGCGGAAAAAGACAGGTCGCCTGAGAGGAAAGGACGCAACCTGAGAACACAAAAACAACCTCCCAAGGAAAGTCCAGAAGACGACCCGGCCATAGTAGTAAATGTCATCACGGGCAAGGATGTCTCAAGCAAGTCAAGATCAACACTAAAAAAGGACCTCAAAGTCTTGGCCGTCAGAGATCAAGCCCCAGCTACCACAGCCGACAAAACGATAACTTTCTTACCCGAGGATTGCCAGCACAGCACCTCGGCCGAAGACGCACCTTTCGTCATCTCGGCGAGAATCGGAACAGGACTAGTTCAGAGAATACTGGTGGACACCGGCGCAGACTCCAACATCCTCTTCCGAggtgccttcgacaagctcgggctCCGCAACGAAAATCTCCAAACACACCGCAACAGTGTCACGGAACTCGGAGACAACTTCCTCAAGCCAGACGGTTCCATCATTCTTCCCCTTACCATAGGGACGGGAAGCCAGAGGAAGACAATCCTGTCCGAGTTCGTGGTCCTCAAGAACTCCACCGCTTATAACGTCATCCTCGGAAGGAAAACAATCAACGACCTCTCCGCcgtcatctttaccaaataccttcTAATGAAGTTCACGGCAGAAGATGGCTCCGTCGGAACCATCCACGGAGACCGGGAAACCGCGGTAGAATACGACAACATCAGCTTAGCCCTACGCAAGAGATCCCGAGACGCAGCAGGAATCTTCCTTTCCGATCTCGATGCACACCAAAATCCACGCAGAACCATGGGAGGAAACAACAAAGAAGCAAAGTAG
- the LOC112720158 gene encoding protein MAIN-LIKE 1, translating to MSITLQDVAYQLGLRISGDPVSGCMAGWELFYEGRSIVDICQQLLGAVPGPADRQKWNINLSWFRETVCGNLEEDATPERLLQYTRGYIMQLIGGFLFPDQSNTRVHLRWLPLLEDLDQCGQLSWGSAVLAFLYLMLCRGTCYTQHNMGGCMSFLLSWAYHRIPSCRPQGFDQWRFPLVERWVGYEQRNDSEEFRLRWWRRLLNNLDIHNVEWTPYADPDIQHILPPIVFEGEESWNAVCPLLCFSIVEWH from the exons ATGAGTATCACTCTTCAAGACGTGGCTTATCAGTTGGGGCTTCGGATTAGTGGAGATCCTGTTAGTGGTTGCATGGCCGGCTGGGAGCTTTTTTATGAAGGACGGAGCATTGTTGACATATGTCAGCAGTTACTAGGAGCTGTACCAGGACCTGCTGATAGACAGAAATGGAACATCAACTTGTCCTGGTTCAGAGAGACTGTGTGCGGGAATTTGGAAGAGGACGCAACGCCTGAGCGACTTCTTCAGTACACCAGAGGGTATATTATGCAACTTATCGGGGGATTCTTATTTCCGGATCAGTCCAACACCCGAGTTCACCTCAGGTGGCTGCCTCTTTTGGAAGACCTGGATCAATGTGGTCAGCTGAGTTGGGGTTCTGCTGTGCTTGCCTTTTTGTACCTCATGTTGTGCCGGGGAACATGTTACACGCAGCATAACATGGGTGGTTGCATGAGCTTCTTGTTATCGTGGGCTTACCATCGTATCCCCTCATGTCGCCCCCAGGGATTTGACCAGTGGAGGTTTCCGTTGGTTGAGAG GTGGGTTGGTTATGAGCAGCGTAATGACTCTGAAGAGTTTAGACTTCGGTGGTGGAGACGGCTTCTCAACAACCTTGATATTCATAAT GTTGAGTGGACCCCGTATGCTGACCCTGATATCCAGCATATTCTGCCACCGATTGTGTTTGAGGGTGAGGAGTCATGGAATGCCGTCTGTCCACTGTTGTGCTTTTCGATTGTAGAGTGGCATTAA